In Vigna angularis cultivar LongXiaoDou No.4 chromosome 8, ASM1680809v1, whole genome shotgun sequence, the DNA window ataatcgattatcacaagccataatcgattatcacgctgacatgttcaaaaatagagtcgttggagcatcccataacggctataaacgaccataaacggctagtttgtccattcttcttataatgtaatatttattttcataaataaaatgatctcttgattatatgcatcctttgattaattgagggggagatcatatttagggggagccttcaacatccgatctttttgcttctgatcaaaaagggggagaagaataatacaaggggagaagtataaattattacaggtattgctaaccttgttgttgtttgttagcttgtatgttttgcaggtaagccaaacttgcttttaaaattgaatttttgatcatcatcaaaaagggggagattgttaccaataaggagtattggtaaatcttgaagaaatttgttttgatgatgctacaagaagttttagttgaagaagatattagaattagttaaaagcaatttgtagaaattaaatgtagtaggaaattcttgtaaaccttgtaaacttgcatttttaactgcaataatcgattatggaatggcaataatcgattatcacaaagtcatacaggaataatcgattatctcttcatataatcgattatcacattttgaaaaccctgtaacggacttgaataatcgattatcacttacaataatcgattattcatggcagttgggagctaacctttggcattcagtgtacttggctatatattttgatttggagaaataaaaaaaaaaaatgttgttgaacagaagctctagcagaatactgtttgtcagaggaagttctcagaagctatagttcaagttcccttgcttggtctcgtgaacaggagaggctcgcgtttcgtgtgtcgattgtcggagcaagctctcttcgagttagcaaggtgctctgcctggtctcgtgaataggagaagctcgcgtttcgtttgtcgatagtcggagcggttctcttcgagttggcagagtgttcttcttccggttcgttcgtcgaaggaaggtttatttatctgctttattaactatttgttgtaatctgttaaaccatttttagtgaaaaaggttaatcactatttatagtgattaacgactggacgtagaatcttttgattcgaaccaggataaaaattctgtgttgttcttcttattccctgcactcattttattttacgtatatcaactgtttgataaattttctcaaagaaaattatttttactaaaaggaccaaattaattttaattgtgatcgaacacgctttccactctctttcaagtttttaattccgctgtgcgactctataacggtaccgattgttccaacacaCCTATCTgttgataattattattaatggtcaacattcatcaataattttttacagTCAACATTTGtcgataattataaacaatcaTTATCTGTtagtaatactttttttttatcgataATTCGTAAAATAACTTACATTATTCACGAATTTTTATCTTTACCGATAAATATCTAACATTAATATACGTTGACTATAATAACATTTGTGGTTAAGTTAacactaatattttaattctaactATACATTGTAGTGACTTCATTGGGTATGaatataaagaaattgaaaggaATTACAAGGAAGCACAAGTTATGAAATGGGATAATATATACGaaataaattagttatattttattattactatatatataaaaaataacgaTGATAATAATTCACATCTTATTCTAATCTAAATTGTAGTGTTcccattttattttaaatcacttTTATGATCAATCATAAAATagtaatcttttatttttattattaaaacatttttttaatctctcaaaCTTCTCATATCAGTAATTAATTTTTGTCttgaattttttcattttttaccatattttccttaatttaaacaatttcaCCTTCAACCCTCTTTCTcatcaaatccattcaaatatATTCTTCCATATCCTTCTTCAAAAGCAAACACACTCTAATATTTCGTTTGTTTCTTCATGTAGCGAACAAACGTATGTGTCAAATAATTTGTAGTGATTTAGGAAGACAAATTTAAGAGATTAAATTTCCTTGAatagtgaagaaaataaagaagaaagcCACATCATAtcttaaattacaaaaataaccgcTCTCTCATACGCGTACCTTTTTGCCTTTTCACAAAAACATCCAgattttagtttaatataattttttcaattttaattttctcattttaaaaaataactcacattttataataataataataatatttttatttaaattaatcacttgtccataatttatttaaacttaatttttatcaatcacattttattttaatataattttattatttaattcttttattttaagtaatgatTAAAATTTCGTTTTAACATAATTtgcatttattaaaatatttttttaatatattaaactcATAGTATCattcacaaatttttttaatttttttttaattttttcattttacctTAATCCAAATAAtctttttttcactttcttcttaAATTCACTGAATGAGTAACTCAAATCCGTTCTCAGACAGGAATATAACTAATTGCACACATATAAGCAAAAAGTGACATGAAATACGGGTAAATAACTTAATCCAATAAAGTCCAGCTACCCAAAAAGACCAAACACATCATTTAATGGACATGTGTCAAGCACAAAAAGGGGATATTACTTTTTCACACACCTGGTTGGCAGAAGTAACACAACCACTTTATACATAGGATTCCCTCCAAAACTTGTAACATAGTTAAAAGCAAATTTTAAGAATACAATGGTGGTGTCATATGATAAGGATAATAATAGAAGGGGTAGGGTTCATAGACAGGAACAGCTACTTTTGGTGGCTcctccttttctttctcctcttttgCTGGTCCAACTGAAACTAATTCTGTGTGACACCATTTTCGTAGCTTCGACACTGCACTCACTGGATCAATCTCACCCAATAGCACCAACTTCATGTCTTTCAAGTCAACAGAAATTGAATCAACCCCTGCAAAATAATTTCAAACACACTTAACTTATGATTGAATTCGTAACAAAAACTAAGCTAAAGAgtgaaaacttttatatatatatatacctgaaATGCCTGATGCTGTCTTCATAACTTTTCGTTTGATCTTGTCATCATGTAAGTCCATCTTTAAAACCACTTTCTGTAACAGAAACAACATCAAAGAGGTGTTATTTAAGACCCAGCTCACTTTTACATGGAAAACATGAaattgaaaggaaagaaaacacaGTAATAATCTGTGAGAAAGGTCAAGAAAGTAAAGTTCTGACCTTCATTGTTTTAAAGATTGGTAGTGATGAAAGCTGACTGAGCAAGAACTGTTTGATGAGAATTGCAAAGGTAGGTGAAGAGGTGAAGGTGAGTTGGAATAACATGGCTGAGATTTTTACCTGTATTTAAAGATCGATTATAACGCGTGGTGAAAGGACTGATCAAGTCAAGTCAACTATACAGTATAGTTTTGCAAatagttagatttaaaattttttttgcaGATAGAAAAAGACTATGTAGTATGGTACAGTCTACAAATCTATAGTATAAATTTTGTTCGTTATTCACGCCGTTAGAACCGTGTcatctttgaaaatttttcagGTTCACACTGTTCCTTCGAAGAAAGTGCAATCAATAATTGCATTGTCTAGAAGTATTGTTATATATCAAacacttcattttctttattctgGATTACGATGTTAAcacttttttaacaattttttttataacgaGTCATCTCTCAttatttcattgattttttgaatttattttaaaaaaatatttgaaactaaCTAATCATCaactaagttttaaaataaaattgttaaaaaattatttttcttcgtTCATTTACCATTAAGACTTATGTCTAGACGAAAAAGATTAATAAGGCAtagcttttattattttcagtttgtaatttaaaataaagtaaatatatattctaaactGCCTTTAAAATTTGATCaaatattgaaagaaagaaaaaaagtttttttttctcccaCAAACAACATTTAAAGTTCATTATAAATGTAACCATACTCACACCAACTATCACTCCTTCAACCCCACCCCAACTAACATATATAACAACTTACATTACTAAAGTAaggttaaaagaaataattagaatctatattattttaattttatttacacgAATGTATCTCAAATCTAAATTCTTATATACTTTTAAGTTTAGTTCAACTATTTGAATTTGGTTTagatcattttttattttgaaaattcaaaatcaagatTTGTCTAAGACAATTAAGAACTTAGTTAAACCAAAGTTATCTTTGAGTCCAAGATTAAGCAAAGTCGGTTTGGATTATAGATTGAGTTGAGTCGGCCTAAAATGAAGGTAGAGTTAAATTGGCCTAGGTAAATTCAAATTTGTTCAGGTTAAAGGTCATGTTGAGTTGATTTGGTCCACAACACTAAGTTGAACCAACCCAAACCAAAGGTTGATATGTGTCTGTCGAGGTAGAAAATTAAGGCTAATCGTCATGGGCTAAAGGTCAAGTCAACTCTTCTGAATTAAAGGTCAATGCTAGTTAACCTAGGTTAAGGGCTAAGCGAGAAGACCTGAAACAAATGATAGAGTGAAGTAATCATGGGCCCATAAGCCCAATTGGTCTAAGCTGAAGAATAAAGTCGAAGAATCGAGTTGAGTTTGTCCGAGCTAAAGAATAAAGTCAATTTGGCCTAAGTTGAAGAATCGAGTTGAGTGAGCCCAAACAAAGAAATAAGTGGAGTCAATCTAGGCTCAAAAATTGAGCCAAGTCAACCTAGGCTGAAGAACCTAGCCTATTTTGCTCAAATAAAAGGATTGTGCTAAGCTGGTCAAGGCTGAAGGTCAAGATGATTCAACTTGGTCCCAAGATCCAATTGAGTCATCTAGTGCCTAGGATTGAGTCAAGTTAGTTTGGGCCAAAGGACAAAATAAGTCGACCTAGTCGAAGATCAAGATGAACTTATGTAAAGTTGAATTATCTTGGGTCAACAGTTAAGCTAAGTTATCATAACCCTGGGTCGAGTCGAGTCAACATGGCCTAGGTAGAGTCAAGTCTACTAGGGTCCAAGTCGAAACTAACTAGACTAGACCCAACTAGAATTGAGTTGAAACGAGTTAGTCAtggcccatgttaacttatgtaAGCTCTAGTCGATGTTGAGGTGAGGTGGCTTATAACATAttctattttcatattaattattaatcatatttaaactCATTaggtaaatatttaatataaaataaatttaatttttgagaaTACttgaataaaagtatatttttcttttattttaatcaattaacttacattatataaatagttgattatcttataagaaaaataatttataatatttaaatatatttttggtttaaaccctcgaatggtcctcatatttgtatgTGAATCTCAGTTGGGTCCTCATATTTGAAACTGTCTTAATTgggtcataatatttgtaaaattgagccaattttacCCTATTCGTTAAGTTGTCCCAAACGGTGTTAAACTGTGATGGCGTGTTTATGCTGATGTGCATTATTTAATTAggtggaatttttatttaaattaaaaattatgacatGTGTCAACTCCTTCCttacccaaaattagggtttcagattgggagAAAAGGGCTTCTACTGTTGCTCCGTCACGCATGTGAGAATAGGGTTTCGCCTCTTCTCCCCTGCCTTTCCGTGGAGATTCATGATTGTACTTCTCTTTTTGCAATTTCACATATGATACAGGTAAATCAAACTCATGGTATAAATTAGGAAAGCTTGATGAATAGATTTTGCAGGGAATTTTCTACCGGTATTGGGATACGAAGGTGGAGGCTTGGTGGTCACGATGTTGCGGTGGTGATGAGATGACTGCGCAAGGTTCGCAAGAGAATTGGGGAAAACACTATTGGGTTTTGTTGTGTAGGTATGTGCGATAGTGGAGATGAAGGAGACGAACACAGTGACAGCTGTGCATGGTCGCGGCGATTTGCAATTGGGGTTTTTCTGATTGTAGTTTTGTGTTGATGGTGGGGAGAGCACGATTTTGGGTTGGTTTCTGGTGGCTTCGAGTTGTGAAAATGGTGATTGGCCGTGAGCGTGGGTTGCACGATTCTGGAGAATGCCATGAAAGAGGCTTGCGATTTGGCTCACAAAGATTATGGATGTGTTCGTGGAGATTTGCGATTCGCAGCGGCCATGGAGGCGTCGTTGGCGTTCCAGTGATGGTCTGATGCGATGGAGAAAATTGGGTAGTGGCGTGAAGTCTTGCACTGTTGATGGCGATTGTTGTCTGAGGCAATGACGGCAAGGTAGGCGTTGTTTGTATTGCGAAGAAGATGATGCGTTGAAGCTTAACGATGACGTAGAGGAGGGTTTCTAATGAAGGTTGATGGGGGAGAACAAATTAGGGTTACGCGGCGGCCTTGCCGCATGATGGTGGCAGCACAATTGCGACACGACGACAAGGGTtatgaaattagggtttttgtgGAGAGGATGACGATGTGACAgtaaaagttatcaaaattcacgtcattatttaaaatttatttccacGTAATAAGATCACACATATCATTATCACCACATTAGCAGACTTTAACGCCGTCTCGGACAACTTAATGGATAGGagaaaattgactcaattttacaaatattatgaacCAATTGAGACAGTTTCAAATATGAGGACCCA includes these proteins:
- the LOC108345217 gene encoding heavy metal-associated isoprenylated plant protein 39; amino-acid sequence: MLFQLTFTSSPTFAILIKQFLLSQLSSLPIFKTMKKVVLKMDLHDDKIKRKVMKTASGISGVDSISVDLKDMKLVLLGEIDPVSAVSKLRKWCHTELVSVGPAKEEKEKEEPPKVAVPVYEPYPFYYYPYHMTPPLYS